One Mucilaginibacter ginkgonis genomic region harbors:
- a CDS encoding lysophospholipid acyltransferase family protein encodes MKTTLRKVHTYWYIGMVALFFCLLYPFLYFFSRKPSRYKYMNVVRKVTAFLSSSASGIFYKVRYEKPIDWSGTYIICPNHTSSLDASCLSLLMKNNYCFMGKEELLDNFVLTLYFKTIDITVNRDSKMSSFRAFKKAGERIAEGMSLIIFPEGKIPDDYPPSVHEFKNGPFRLAIDYQIPIIPITSVNTWQIMWDTGLEKGSRPGICDIFVHEPVDTKGLTADDADALKEKVYGIMSQKFAAQ; translated from the coding sequence ATGAAAACGACATTGCGGAAGGTGCACACGTATTGGTATATTGGTATGGTCGCGCTTTTCTTCTGTTTACTTTACCCGTTTTTGTACTTCTTTTCGCGCAAGCCGTCGCGGTATAAATACATGAATGTGGTGCGTAAGGTCACCGCGTTTTTAAGCTCATCGGCATCGGGGATATTTTATAAAGTAAGATATGAGAAGCCTATCGACTGGAGCGGCACTTACATCATTTGTCCTAACCATACCTCATCGCTGGACGCATCATGCTTAAGCCTGCTCATGAAGAACAACTACTGCTTTATGGGTAAGGAAGAATTGCTGGATAACTTTGTGCTTACGCTTTATTTTAAAACGATAGACATTACCGTTAACCGCGATAGCAAAATGTCATCCTTCCGGGCATTTAAAAAGGCCGGCGAGCGAATAGCCGAAGGCATGAGCCTGATCATCTTTCCCGAAGGTAAGATCCCCGACGATTACCCGCCATCTGTACACGAATTTAAGAACGGGCCATTTAGACTGGCAATTGATTACCAGATACCTATTATCCCTATCACCTCGGTAAATACCTGGCAAATAATGTGGGATACCGGTCTGGAAAAAGGGAGCAGGCCCGGCATTTGTGATATATTTGTACACGAACCTGTTGATACCAAAGGCTTGACAGCCGATGATGCCGACGCGTTAAAGGAAAAAGTGTACGGCATTATGAGCCAAAAGTTTGCAGCACAATGA
- the trpS gene encoding tryptophan--tRNA ligase: METVVSGIRSTGNLHLGNYYGAIQNFVKMQYEYNCFFFIADWHSLTTHPTPGNLHGGVKQVLVEYLAAGLDPERTTLYIQSDVPEIAELYLYLNMNAYMGELERSTSFKDKVRANPDNVNAGLLTYPVLMAADILIHKATKVPVGKDQEQHLEMARTFGNRFNRLYNSDLFPEPYAFNFTQNLVKIPGLDGKGKMGKSEGEGNAVYLSDSPEVIRKKVMKAVTDSGPTVENQTKPDEIQNLFDLMKVVSTADTYAHFDELYNKCQIRYGDLKKQLAEDMIIATAPIREKIDHFANDASFLRQVARHGAIKARESAQKTIKEVREIIGFRAF; this comes from the coding sequence ATGGAAACTGTTGTTAGCGGCATCCGGTCTACCGGGAATTTACACTTGGGCAATTATTACGGGGCTATCCAAAACTTCGTAAAAATGCAGTATGAGTACAACTGTTTTTTCTTTATTGCCGACTGGCACTCGCTAACCACACACCCAACTCCCGGGAATTTGCATGGAGGTGTTAAACAAGTTTTGGTAGAATATCTTGCAGCCGGCCTGGACCCAGAGCGCACTACGCTTTATATTCAAAGTGATGTTCCTGAGATTGCCGAGCTGTACCTATACCTGAATATGAATGCCTATATGGGCGAATTGGAACGTTCTACATCTTTTAAAGATAAAGTACGCGCAAACCCAGACAACGTAAACGCCGGCCTGCTGACCTACCCCGTACTAATGGCGGCTGATATATTGATACACAAAGCCACCAAAGTGCCTGTGGGTAAAGACCAGGAACAACACCTGGAAATGGCGCGCACCTTTGGCAACCGTTTTAACAGGCTGTACAATAGCGATCTATTCCCCGAGCCGTATGCCTTTAATTTTACCCAGAACCTGGTAAAGATTCCGGGCTTGGATGGCAAGGGCAAAATGGGCAAATCTGAAGGTGAAGGTAATGCAGTGTACTTGTCAGACTCGCCTGAGGTGATCCGCAAAAAAGTTATGAAGGCGGTTACCGACAGCGGCCCTACAGTAGAGAACCAAACCAAGCCCGACGAGATACAAAACCTGTTCGACCTGATGAAAGTAGTGTCTACCGCAGACACGTACGCGCATTTCGACGAGCTGTATAACAAATGCCAGATCCGTTACGGCGACTTGAAAAAGCAACTGGCAGAAGACATGATCATTGCCACCGCCCCTATACGCGAAAAGATAGACCATTTTGCCAACGACGCATCTTTCTTACGCCAGGTTGCCCGCCATGGTGCAATAAAAGCGCGTGAAAGTGCACAAAAAACAATCAAGGAAGTTCGCGAGATCATAGGGTTCAGGGCGTTTTAG
- a CDS encoding deoxynucleoside kinase, with the protein MHIAIVGNIGAGKTTLTELLAKNYNWDPLYEAVDNNPYLEDFYSDMKRWSFNLQIYFLNSRFRQIVEIQNGTRDVVQDRTIYEDAYIFAENLHDMGLMTTRDFENYNNIFDNITSFIKPPDLLIYLKASVPKLVNNIQRRGREYEIGIRLDYLSKLNEKYQKWITNYNLGKLLVIDMENLDFANNTEDLATIVQLVEREINGLF; encoded by the coding sequence ATGCACATCGCTATTGTTGGCAATATTGGAGCCGGAAAAACTACACTTACAGAGCTGTTAGCTAAGAATTATAACTGGGACCCCTTGTATGAGGCGGTTGATAATAACCCCTACCTGGAGGACTTTTACAGCGACATGAAACGCTGGAGTTTTAACCTGCAGATCTATTTCCTGAACAGCCGCTTTCGCCAGATAGTTGAGATACAAAACGGTACCCGCGATGTGGTGCAAGACCGTACCATCTATGAGGATGCCTACATTTTTGCTGAGAACCTGCACGATATGGGCCTGATGACCACGCGCGATTTTGAGAACTACAACAACATTTTTGACAATATAACGTCGTTCATAAAACCACCTGACCTGCTGATCTATTTGAAGGCATCTGTACCAAAACTAGTAAATAATATTCAACGCCGCGGGCGGGAGTACGAGATCGGTATCCGTTTAGATTATTTGTCTAAGCTGAACGAAAAATACCAGAAGTGGATAACCAATTATAACTTAGGCAAGCTATTGGTGATAGATATGGAAAACCTTGACTTTGCCAATAATACCGAAGACCTGGCAACTATTGTTCAGTTAGTCGAGCGCGAAATAAATGGGTTGTTTTAA
- the kdsB gene encoding 3-deoxy-manno-octulosonate cytidylyltransferase, with amino-acid sequence MKVIPLQGEKPSPSEGVGRGQILGVIPARYASTRFPGKPLVNIGGKSMIQRVYEQAKKCISFGEVVVATDDDRIFSHVTDFGGKAVMTSAEHQSGTDRCAEVAESYPDYDVVINIQGDEPFIDPEQLTKVAACFLDPETQIATLIKKVANAEELVNVNHPKVLINHFAEAIYFSRSPLPHIRGVEQKDWLKHYTYFKHIGVYGYRADILKQITKLPVSPLEKAESLEQLRWIENGFFIKVAETELETYAIDTPEDLKKLPKL; translated from the coding sequence ATGAAAGTTATTCCTTTACAAGGTGAAAAGCCCTCTCCTTCGGAGGGGGTTGGGAGAGGTCAAATCCTCGGCGTCATTCCGGCCCGTTATGCGTCTACCCGGTTCCCGGGCAAACCGCTGGTGAATATTGGCGGAAAAAGCATGATTCAAAGGGTGTATGAGCAGGCTAAAAAGTGCATCTCATTTGGTGAAGTGGTGGTCGCTACGGATGACGACCGTATTTTCTCTCATGTAACAGATTTTGGCGGCAAAGCGGTTATGACCTCTGCTGAACACCAGAGCGGTACCGACCGTTGTGCCGAGGTTGCAGAAAGTTACCCCGATTACGATGTGGTGATCAACATTCAGGGTGATGAACCTTTTATAGATCCGGAACAGCTGACCAAAGTTGCGGCCTGTTTCCTTGACCCAGAAACGCAGATAGCTACGCTCATAAAAAAGGTAGCAAACGCCGAAGAATTGGTCAACGTTAACCACCCAAAGGTATTGATCAACCATTTTGCTGAGGCGATATATTTCTCACGTTCGCCACTACCGCATATCAGAGGTGTTGAGCAAAAGGACTGGCTAAAACACTATACGTATTTTAAGCATATTGGTGTTTATGGATACCGTGCCGACATTCTGAAGCAGATTACCAAATTGCCGGTATCCCCTCTGGAAAAAGCCGAAAGCTTGGAGCAATTGCGTTGGATAGAAAACGGCTTTTTTATAAAAGTAGCAGAGACGGAACTGGAAACCTACGCCATCGATACCCCCGAGGATCTTAAGAAACTCCCAAAGTTATAG
- a CDS encoding sugar O-acetyltransferase: MPTEKEKMLAGEPYLAFDPELLADRTKAKQLLHRLNVTEYVFNDNTKAIVKELIPNSGEGLYIEPPFHCDYGYNVTCGDNVYFNVNCVVLDVMEVKIGSNVFFAPAVQVYTATHPLDAVERRSTEFAKPITIGDDCWIGGGSIICPGVIIGNRCVIGAGSVVTKDIPDDSLAVGNPARVIRKLS, translated from the coding sequence ATGCCTACAGAAAAAGAAAAAATGCTTGCCGGGGAGCCGTACTTGGCTTTCGACCCGGAATTATTGGCGGACCGTACCAAGGCCAAGCAACTGCTGCACAGGCTTAACGTTACTGAATACGTTTTTAATGATAACACCAAAGCGATAGTTAAAGAGCTTATCCCGAACTCCGGCGAGGGTTTGTATATAGAGCCGCCGTTCCATTGCGATTATGGCTACAATGTTACCTGCGGCGATAACGTTTACTTCAATGTAAACTGCGTGGTGCTCGATGTGATGGAAGTGAAGATCGGCAGCAACGTTTTCTTTGCGCCTGCTGTGCAGGTTTATACAGCAACACATCCGTTAGATGCTGTCGAGCGCCGGTCGACCGAATTCGCGAAGCCTATTACCATTGGAGACGATTGCTGGATCGGCGGCGGCAGTATCATTTGCCCGGGCGTTATCATAGGCAACCGCTGTGTCATTGGCGCTGGTTCTGTAGTTACCAAAGATATCCCGGACGATTCGCTGGCAGTAGGTAACCCGGCGAGGGTGATCAGGAAATTGTCTTGA
- a CDS encoding AMP-dependent synthetase/ligase → MNLPEHVKTVPQMLRNVVKNIHPDTHTFLLDKVGNTWQEISYKETLEKADAISAWFLEMGIKKGDRLGLLIENGPDYIYYDQALQQVGAINASIYPTLTEAETEYILNDSGAKAILVGNPFLLRKVLKVSNNCPELMRIIPAFDDFEKYTGAANLQAGVIGFEDVIAEGLKLVPKYTKEIDQAREAITPSDLSCLIYTSGTTGTPKGVMLMHSNFVETVRYGLDQISIVEPTDRFLSFLPLSHVFERCATYYICCGAGCSIAFAQSLELLAKNLTEVKPTIMNCVPRLLERIHDRAYKNGVAAGGIKTKIFNWSMAIGQKYRKVKESGKTPGFLLSREHAIAHKLVFSKIIEKTGGRLKFLISGGGALPKNVGEFFGDLGIPILEGFGLTETTGPMCVTEFERQVYGTVGRILKGTEVGIQNIETHKIYTVQTHDSFNPEFESEEGEILIKGISVMKGYWNKPEETATAIDAEGWFHTGDIGRFHKGYLQITDRLKNMLVNAFGKNIYPTPVENTYLKSPKIEQVFLVGDKREYVTAIIVPSKDSLQETFQFDQQYFEQPELFISDKQVTDWINVDLKKLSNELAKFERIKNFKVKRNPFSMEDGEMTVTMKAKRKVIEKKYAEAIEEMYAGEVEE, encoded by the coding sequence ATGAACCTTCCTGAACATGTAAAAACCGTTCCGCAAATGTTGCGAAACGTGGTTAAGAATATTCACCCCGATACGCATACATTTTTACTGGATAAAGTTGGCAATACTTGGCAAGAGATATCTTATAAGGAGACCCTGGAAAAGGCTGACGCTATCTCTGCATGGTTTCTGGAAATGGGCATCAAAAAGGGCGACCGGTTAGGCCTGCTGATAGAAAATGGCCCGGATTACATCTATTACGACCAGGCGCTGCAGCAAGTTGGCGCGATCAACGCGTCTATTTATCCAACACTTACAGAAGCAGAAACAGAATATATCCTTAATGATTCGGGCGCAAAAGCGATATTGGTAGGTAACCCCTTCCTTTTGCGTAAGGTATTGAAGGTGTCTAACAACTGCCCCGAGCTGATGCGTATCATTCCGGCCTTTGATGACTTCGAAAAATACACCGGCGCGGCTAACCTACAGGCAGGAGTTATAGGATTTGAGGACGTCATTGCCGAGGGTTTAAAGCTAGTGCCAAAATATACAAAGGAAATTGACCAAGCCCGCGAAGCCATCACACCGTCAGACTTGTCTTGTTTGATCTATACATCGGGTACAACTGGTACCCCGAAAGGTGTGATGCTGATGCACAGCAATTTTGTAGAAACAGTTAGATATGGGTTAGACCAGATCAGTATTGTTGAGCCTACTGACAGGTTCTTATCTTTTCTGCCGCTTTCGCACGTGTTTGAGCGTTGTGCAACTTATTACATCTGCTGCGGCGCGGGGTGCAGTATCGCATTCGCACAAAGTTTGGAGTTGCTGGCCAAAAACCTGACCGAGGTTAAGCCAACCATTATGAACTGTGTACCACGTTTACTGGAACGTATTCATGATCGTGCTTACAAAAACGGTGTAGCCGCTGGCGGTATCAAGACTAAGATATTCAATTGGTCTATGGCTATTGGCCAGAAGTATCGTAAGGTAAAGGAGAGCGGGAAAACGCCGGGCTTCTTATTAAGCCGTGAACACGCCATCGCCCATAAACTGGTGTTCAGCAAGATCATCGAAAAAACAGGCGGGCGGTTGAAATTTCTTATCTCGGGTGGTGGCGCCTTGCCTAAAAATGTGGGCGAATTCTTTGGCGACCTGGGTATACCGATCCTTGAAGGGTTTGGCCTGACGGAAACTACCGGGCCAATGTGTGTGACCGAATTTGAGCGCCAGGTTTATGGCACCGTTGGCCGCATCTTGAAAGGTACCGAAGTGGGCATCCAGAATATCGAGACCCATAAGATCTATACTGTTCAAACGCATGATAGCTTTAACCCTGAATTTGAGTCGGAAGAGGGAGAAATACTGATCAAAGGCATAAGTGTAATGAAGGGTTACTGGAACAAGCCCGAAGAAACCGCTACAGCTATAGACGCTGAAGGCTGGTTCCACACCGGCGACATTGGGCGTTTTCACAAAGGTTATCTGCAAATTACAGACCGCCTGAAGAACATGCTGGTAAATGCCTTCGGCAAAAATATTTATCCCACCCCGGTTGAAAATACTTACTTAAAAAGCCCAAAAATTGAACAAGTATTTCTGGTGGGCGACAAGCGCGAATATGTTACCGCGATAATTGTTCCGTCGAAAGATAGCTTGCAGGAAACCTTTCAATTCGATCAGCAGTATTTTGAGCAACCCGAATTATTTATCAGTGATAAGCAGGTGACAGACTGGATCAACGTAGACCTGAAAAAACTATCTAACGAGTTAGCCAAATTTGAGCGGATCAAGAACTTTAAGGTAAAACGTAACCCTTTTAGCATGGAAGACGGCGAAATGACCGTGACCATGAAAGCCAAACGCAAAGTCATTGAAAAAAAATACGCCGAGGCGATAGAGGAGATGTATGCGGGAGAGGTGGAGGAATAA
- a CDS encoding HesB/IscA family protein yields MVTVTDKAKEKISHLMTDAGLDASYFLRVSVQGGGCSGLSYNLDFDNEEKKGDQFFEDKGVKMCLDMKSFLYLAGTELDFSDGLNGKGFNFHNPNASRTCGCGESFSV; encoded by the coding sequence ATGGTTACAGTAACAGATAAAGCAAAGGAGAAAATAAGCCATCTGATGACAGATGCCGGGCTTGACGCGTCGTATTTTTTACGGGTGTCTGTACAAGGCGGCGGTTGCTCTGGGTTGTCTTATAACCTTGATTTTGATAACGAAGAGAAAAAAGGCGATCAGTTTTTTGAAGATAAAGGCGTGAAAATGTGCCTTGACATGAAATCTTTCCTTTACCTGGCCGGCACAGAACTGGACTTCAGCGACGGGTTGAACGGTAAGGGCTTTAATTTCCATAATCCTAACGCGAGCCGTACTTGCGGCTGCGGTGAAAGTTTCTCTGTTTAA
- the iscU gene encoding Fe-S cluster assembly scaffold IscU, whose amino-acid sequence MAYSDKVIDHYTNPRNVGTLDKSSTQVGTGLVGAPECGDVMRLQIQVDSNNVITDAKFKTFGCGSAIASSSLATEWLKGKSIDDAMAIDNMDIVEELALPPVKIHCSVLAEDAIKAAINDYRVKNGLEPIELEKSHH is encoded by the coding sequence ATGGCTTATTCAGATAAAGTAATAGATCATTACACCAACCCGCGCAACGTGGGTACATTAGACAAAAGCAGCACACAAGTAGGCACAGGCCTTGTTGGCGCCCCAGAGTGCGGCGACGTTATGCGCTTGCAAATACAGGTTGACAGCAATAACGTGATCACCGATGCTAAGTTTAAAACCTTTGGCTGCGGATCGGCAATTGCATCATCATCTTTAGCTACAGAGTGGCTTAAAGGTAAATCTATCGATGATGCTATGGCTATCGACAATATGGACATTGTAGAAGAATTGGCTTTGCCGCCGGTTAAGATACACTGCTCTGTTTTAGCCGAAGATGCTATTAAAGCTGCCATTAACGATTACCGCGTGAAAAATGGCTTAGAGCCGATCGAACTGGAGAAATCGCACCACTAA
- a CDS encoding IscS subfamily cysteine desulfurase, translating to MNIPVYLDNNATTPMDPRVLDAMVPYFVQKFGNAASRNHHFGWVAEEAVDYAREQVAQLIGANEKEIIFTSGATESDNLAIKGVFEMYKEKGNHVITAVTEHKAVLDTCKHIEKLGAKVTYLPVQEDGLVNLAELEAAMTPETVLVSIMYGNNEIGVIQPVKEIAAIAHKHGALFMTDATQAVGKIPVDVNADGIDLLALSAHKMYGPKGVGALYVRRKGPRVKVTAQMDGGGHERGMRSGTLNVPGIVGLGKACELARLEMADEAARLSKLRDKLESSLTVLEESYVNGNVDHRLPHVANISFKYVEGEGLMMAMKDLAVSSGSACTSASLEPSYVLKSLGLSDDLAHSSIRFGLGRFTTEEEVDYAIEVTKKAVTHLRELSPLWEMFKEGIDLNSIEWAEH from the coding sequence ATGAACATCCCCGTATATTTAGATAACAACGCTACCACACCGATGGACCCACGCGTGCTGGACGCTATGGTACCTTACTTTGTACAAAAGTTTGGTAACGCTGCCAGCCGTAACCACCATTTTGGTTGGGTTGCCGAAGAGGCCGTTGATTATGCACGCGAGCAAGTTGCCCAGTTAATTGGCGCTAATGAAAAAGAAATCATCTTTACTTCCGGTGCTACCGAGTCTGACAACCTTGCCATTAAGGGTGTGTTTGAAATGTATAAAGAAAAAGGTAACCACGTTATTACCGCGGTTACAGAACATAAAGCTGTTTTAGATACCTGCAAGCACATAGAGAAATTAGGTGCAAAAGTTACATACCTGCCTGTGCAGGAAGACGGCCTGGTTAACCTTGCCGAACTGGAAGCTGCCATGACACCGGAAACTGTTTTGGTTTCTATCATGTATGGTAACAACGAGATTGGCGTTATTCAGCCGGTTAAAGAAATCGCCGCTATTGCCCACAAGCATGGCGCGCTGTTCATGACAGATGCTACCCAGGCGGTAGGTAAGATCCCTGTAGATGTTAACGCCGATGGTATTGACCTTTTGGCACTGTCTGCACACAAAATGTATGGCCCTAAAGGGGTTGGCGCATTATACGTTCGCCGCAAAGGGCCAAGGGTTAAAGTTACCGCCCAAATGGATGGTGGCGGTCACGAGCGCGGGATGCGCTCGGGCACGTTAAATGTTCCGGGTATTGTTGGTTTAGGCAAAGCCTGCGAGTTGGCACGTTTAGAAATGGCTGATGAAGCAGCACGTTTATCAAAATTGCGTGATAAGTTAGAAAGTTCGTTGACTGTTTTAGAAGAAAGCTATGTAAATGGTAATGTGGATCACCGCTTGCCGCATGTAGCTAATATTTCTTTCAAGTATGTAGAGGGCGAAGGTTTGATGATGGCTATGAAAGATCTGGCAGTATCATCTGGCTCGGCTTGTACTTCGGCATCATTGGAGCCATCTTACGTGTTAAAATCCCTTGGCTTGTCAGATGATCTGGCGCATTCTTCTATCCGTTTTGGTCTAGGCCGTTTCACAACAGAAGAAGAGGTTGATTACGCCATCGAGGTGACTAAGAAAGCCGTTACCCACCTGCGCGAACTCTCTCCACTTTGGGAAATGTTTAAAGAGGGGATAGACCTTAATTCTATCGAGTGGGCAGAGCACTAA